The DNA window GATCAGGGTAGACCTCGAGGTCAAGTACCCATACTGTATCCTGGTTTCAAACGGCTGCCTACAATGAGACTGAGGCTTTCCAAAAGGACAAGGCGATCCGCGCCAGGATAGAGCCGAAGTTTGGCGAGGCAAAGAGATCTCACGGCATGGCGAGAGCCCTCTACCGGTGTGTTGAGAAGGTGGACCTCCAGGTACGCCTAACGGCAATCGCTTTGAACATAAAGCGCATCTTCACGCTGCTCAAGGAGCTGAAGGCTTCGGCACTTGCAGAGCCTATAGCAGCTTGGAATACTCGGGCTAACAGGCATCAAATCCCCCATATTGTGGGGTTATATGGAGATTATGGCATTATCTCGTTTATCAAGGTGCGATTTGTGCTCCCATCTAATTAGGAGAAATCAACGGTCTCAGGAATACGCACTTAGCTTTGGGACATGGGCAGGACCTCATCGTAATCCCCTGTGCGGTCAGGTCATTCTCGGGGCAAGTCAATATCAGAAAACATGACATGAAATTTGACAGCCGTAGGCTCTACGGCTATTATTTTATGTGGGCCGGGATACCGACCTCTGGTGATAATCTAGTGATAATATAGATCGGGCATGGATTGGATATGAATCGGGGGAAGGTGTATGGGCGGTTTCCGCGTTGCCATAGCCCAGATGAATCCGATAGTTGGAGATATCGAGTATAACGCGTCGAAGATCCTGGATGCCCTAGATAGGGTCAGGAGGTGGAGGCCGCATCTTGTGGTCTTTCCGGAGCTTGCGTTGACTGGCTATCCCCCGGAGGACCTGCTTCTCAAGCCGAGGTTCATCGAGGAGACTGAGCGGGGTGTGCAGGATATCGCCGCCGCAACCAGGGAGCACGATGCCATCATAGTCCTCGGCTCCGTGGACAAACAGGATGATATCTTTAATGCCGCCTGTGTGATCCACCGGGGCGTGATATGCGGGGCCTACCATAAATCATACCTGCCCAATTACGGGGTATTTGACGAGGATAGGTATTTTGGTGCGGGGACCAGGCCCATGGTGGTAAAGGCCGGACAGGTTACATTCGGCCTTTCTATATGCGAGGACATATGGTACCCCGGGGGACCCATAGCCTGGGAAGCGGGCACCGGCGGGGCCGAGATAATAGTCAACCTTTCTGCCTCCCCCTACCATATGGGGAAAAGCGGACAAAGGGAGAGGATGTTGCGCACTCGTGCCCAGGACCATGCAGTCATAGTTGTCTTTGCAAATATGGTCGGGGGCCAGGATGAGCTCGTCTTTGACGGCAACAGCCTCATAATCGACGAGCGGGGAGAGGTGGTGGCCAGGGGTAAGCCGTTTGAGGAAGACCTGGTAGTTGCCGATGTCTTCCCATCCAGGGTGTTCTCGAGGAGGCTCCACGATCCCAGGCGCCGCAAACTATCGAAAGATGCTGGAGGGAACGGGGGGATCCTGGAGGCCCTGGACACCGTGGCCCTTGACCTCGATGCCGGTGCCAGTGCCGATGCTAACGTCAGCGCTGTCACCACTGCTGATGCTAGTGACCGGCCGGATGGCGACCAACCCAATAGCGGGGCATTTGGCTACGGCGGAGCAGACCCTGACCCCATAGGTGAGGTCTATCAGGCGCTCTCGCTCGGGCTCCGGGATTATGTCAGGAAAAATGGATTCAAGCGGGTGGTGATCGGGTTGAGCGGCGGGATAGATTCGGCGCTCACCGCCACCATCGCCGCCGATGCCCTTGGTAGAGAGGATGTTGTGGGCGTCTCCATGCCCTCGCGCTTCACCGAAGACATAAGTATAAGGGATGCCAGGGCGCTATCAGCCGCTTTAGGGATCGAATTTCGGGTCATACCCATCGAGCCGGTTTTCAAGGCCTACCTTGGATCCCTCGGGGCGGCATTCGGCGATCTCCCCTTCGGGGTGGCCGAGGAGAACCTCCAGGCCCGGATCCGCGGGAATATACTCATGGCGCTTTCCAATAAATTCGGGTGGCTTGTTGTCACGACCGGCAACAAGAGCGAGATGAGCGTGGGCTACGCAACGCTTTACGGGGACATGGCCGGCGGTTTTGCCCTTCTGAAGGATGTCCCGAAGACCCTGGTTTACAAGCTCGCACACTACAGGAACGCGCGCGGGCCCAGCCCCATAATCCCTGAAAGCATCATCCTGCGTCCACCCACAGCGGAGCTGCGACCGAATCAGAAGGATACAGATTCCCTCCCGCCCTACGAGTTGCTCGACCCTATAATCCAGGCCCATGTCGAGGAGGACATCGATGCCCCGTCCCTTGTGTCGATGGGGTACCCTGAAGATGTGGTGTGCAAGGTGGTGAACCTGGTCGCAAGGAGCGAGTACAAGCGCCGGCAGGCCCCACCCGGGGTGAAGATTACCCCGCGCGCCTTCGGGCGCGACAGGAGGTTCCCTATCACGAATCATTTCGCGGAGTAGCTGGACATGGCCCTGATGAAAAGCCACCCGGGCTATCCAGGCGCCCGGGCGGCTTGCTTCACCCTCCGATATATATGCCATCCTCAATTGCTTACGAAGGCACGGGTTCCGCGCTGGTTGTTACTCCCTGTCCAGGGTGGTATATTCAGGGCGGTGCTATTCCATCACGCAGCGGCTGCCGGTGAAGATCGGCACGTATCTCTATAACCCGCCTATCATGACCGACTTCATGAATTCAAATATCTTTGCATGCTCCATCTCATCCTTTTGTATACAGAGGATATGCTCTCGAATATCGAGGTTCGGGGACATGTCCGCGAGCTCCGCGTAAAACCTGATAGCATCGAGCTCTCCGGCTATCGCCGCATTCAGCCCCTCGGTGAACGATCCTGCGGTTACGCCCTCGTCTGGTCCTGGTGGCCCTGAGGCCATTGACATCGCAAGAAATGAGGAGAACATGTGTGCATGATGGAGTTCATCGTCGCGGATGCATCTGATCCGGGCCGCAAAGGCGGCTAGCGGCGCCATGTCCGCGAGCTGGGCGTACATCCTGGCCGCCGCAGTCTCATCGTTTATAGCCTTGCGGACACCCTCAGCAAAGGTCATGGAAATCACCCTTTCCTCCTTTTTGTGAGCCTGTGATCCGGGTCTTTGGGGGGGTGGGGGTAGTCGGGGCATATGGGCTTACCCCTCTATGATCATGATATGCCGGAGGTCGCGAGGGTGTCCGCGTGTCCTCGATTTTGCCCCTTATTCTGCTACTGTAGCTTCAGGAAGGTTAGGAGCTTGTCAGCCGCTGACCCGGACTTTACGCCCTTTTGAGCCGCCTTCCGGGGCCCTGCTGCAGCCTTTTTCCTAAGCTCGCCGCCGCAGTGGGGGCAGTAATGTTCCCAGCTGGCTACCTGTTTTCTGCAATCCGGGCATATTTCATACATTTTGGATGTCACCTCCTTACACTCTTCCTCATCCCTTTCCCATTGGTTTCTCTGATTCCTATTCTTCTTATCGGATATCTTGGTATCCTATCCTGGTATCCTACCGCGATATCCTATCTGAGGCCTCTCTGACCTCCGCTCATATAGTATCCCATTTATCCGGTATATTTGTAAAGTATTGGTAAATTCAATGTTAAACCTTCAATATGCGGTTTGGTATGGGGTGGGGGTCAGGTATGGGGTTCGATGTTGAAATCTATCGCTGAATCATATATTTTAACGAAAATTGAATAAAGGTTTATAAACACGCAACATGTCCGCGGTATGTTTCTAACGTGAAATATGGACGAGAGCCGCCCACCAGGGGCCTAAGTGCAGGTTTTTACTCTATGCCAGTCTGCCAGTCTGCAGGGTGTCTTGGAGGAAATCCATGCGAAAGCGGAGGGTGTTATGGCTATGCGCAGTCCCACAACCTACAGCCCCATCATCGGTAGCTCTACCACACTCGATGCCCTGCGCAGCTTTGTGAGGCGCATCAGAGGCGGGCATATTAGAGGCCCTAAATGAACCCGGCCAGAGAGCACCTTACCACGAGTTCCTACGGAATGTTGCGGAGCTCAAGGCCTATGTCAAGAGTATGGAGGGGAGCAATTATGCGGAGGAGCGCAGGCGCACCCGCGTTTCATGAAACCGCCTCCCGTCATAAACAGCATTGCTCCGTCATAAATAGCATTGTATCCTGAGCACAGGTTCTTGGCATCCTGAGCGCAGGTTCTTGGTTTCATAATATCCTCGCGGCTATCTCCGCAAGCTCCGAGCGTTCTCCCTTCGTTAGGGTCACGTGGCCGGCTATCGGATCGCACTTGACGGGGTCCTGCAGAACGTGGAAACGTGGAAAACCCTCTTCCAATTTAAAACATGATGGAGTATAATTACGAAAAGAGGGATGGGGTGCGCTGCCTCTCGCCTTTGCGGCCTGGCATTGGGGGCGGGATTTTTTGTTTGATTTTTATCTCTGTTTGCTTTTCGTTTGGTAGTGATGCACCTATATGGTATGTGGCGAGCCTATGCGGCATATCGCGAGGTTATGTTGCGAGGTGAAGGGGATGGAAGATAGATACCCTTTTAAGGATATTGAATCAAAATGGCAGGAGATTTGGGCGAAAGAGGGCTTCTACAGGGTCGAGGCCGGGGGGGGCCGTCCGAAATACTACTGTCTCGAGATGTTTCCCTACCCATCAGGGGCGCTCCACATGGGCCACATGCGCAACTACGCGATCGGGGACGTTATCGCGAGATTCAAGAGGATGCGCGGCTACAATGTGCTACACCCCATGGGCTGGGATGCGTTCGGGCTGCCCGCTGAGAACGCAGCCATAAAGCACGGGATTCCCCCTGCGAAATGGACCTGGAGCAATATAGATCGCATGAGGGGCCAGATGAAGAGCCTGGGCCTGAGCTATGATTGGGACAGGGAGGTCGCCTCGTGCCACCCCAGCTATTACAAGTGGACGCAGTGGCTTTTCCTCCAGTTGTATAAGAACGGCCTTGCCTATAAGAAGAAGGCCGCGGTGAACTGGTGCCCGTCCTGCGCGACGGTCCTCGCAAATGAGCAGGTT is part of the Bacillota bacterium genome and encodes:
- a CDS encoding NAD+ synthase, whose translation is MGGFRVAIAQMNPIVGDIEYNASKILDALDRVRRWRPHLVVFPELALTGYPPEDLLLKPRFIEETERGVQDIAAATREHDAIIVLGSVDKQDDIFNAACVIHRGVICGAYHKSYLPNYGVFDEDRYFGAGTRPMVVKAGQVTFGLSICEDIWYPGGPIAWEAGTGGAEIIVNLSASPYHMGKSGQRERMLRTRAQDHAVIVVFANMVGGQDELVFDGNSLIIDERGEVVARGKPFEEDLVVADVFPSRVFSRRLHDPRRRKLSKDAGGNGGILEALDTVALDLDAGASADANVSAVTTADASDRPDGDQPNSGAFGYGGADPDPIGEVYQALSLGLRDYVRKNGFKRVVIGLSGGIDSALTATIAADALGREDVVGVSMPSRFTEDISIRDARALSAALGIEFRVIPIEPVFKAYLGSLGAAFGDLPFGVAEENLQARIRGNILMALSNKFGWLVVTTGNKSEMSVGYATLYGDMAGGFALLKDVPKTLVYKLAHYRNARGPSPIIPESIILRPPTAELRPNQKDTDSLPPYELLDPIIQAHVEEDIDAPSLVSMGYPEDVVCKVVNLVARSEYKRRQAPPGVKITPRAFGRDRRFPITNHFAE
- a CDS encoding ferritin-like domain-containing protein → MTFAEGVRKAINDETAAARMYAQLADMAPLAAFAARIRCIRDDELHHAHMFSSFLAMSMASGPPGPDEGVTAGSFTEGLNAAIAGELDAIRFYAELADMSPNLDIREHILCIQKDEMEHAKIFEFMKSVMIGGL